In one Deltaproteobacteria bacterium genomic region, the following are encoded:
- a CDS encoding HlyC/CorC family transporter — protein sequence MSTRSVLERIRELFSDPRNGAESPEERLEEIIDEAEREGLIDDEASEMVQGILDLANTSAAEVMVPRISLSAVPETIVVDDLLASIVEFGHSRIPVYSGSIDRIVGILYVKDLFRFWGRDSEIRLADVMREPYFIPESKPLSDLLTEFKARKIQLAIVVDEYGGTSGLVSMEDILEMIVGDIADEYDTEEDTEMLRVEDGHVVASGRLGISDLADHFDTEAPEGGFTTVGGWIFDRIGRVPEVGEEFEFDGFQVRVETADPRQITTVSVSYVGDLPLAPT from the coding sequence TTGTCAACTCGAAGCGTACTCGAACGAATCAGGGAACTATTTTCCGATCCGCGCAACGGGGCCGAATCGCCCGAGGAGCGCCTGGAAGAGATCATCGACGAGGCCGAACGCGAGGGCCTGATCGACGACGAAGCCTCCGAGATGGTGCAGGGCATTTTGGACCTCGCGAACACCTCGGCCGCCGAGGTGATGGTCCCGCGCATCAGTCTGTCGGCCGTGCCCGAGACGATCGTGGTCGATGACCTGCTCGCGTCGATCGTCGAATTCGGCCACTCGAGAATCCCCGTGTACAGCGGCAGCATCGATCGCATCGTGGGGATTCTCTACGTCAAGGACCTGTTCCGGTTCTGGGGCCGCGATTCCGAGATTCGGCTTGCCGACGTGATGCGCGAGCCATACTTCATTCCCGAGAGCAAGCCGCTCTCCGATCTGCTCACCGAGTTCAAGGCGCGAAAGATTCAGCTCGCCATTGTCGTGGACGAATACGGCGGAACCAGCGGACTGGTGTCGATGGAGGACATCCTCGAAATGATCGTGGGCGACATCGCCGACGAATACGACACGGAGGAGGACACCGAGATGCTTCGTGTTGAAGACGGTCACGTCGTCGCATCCGGACGGCTCGGGATCTCGGATCTCGCGGACCACTTCGACACCGAAGCGCCCGAGGGCGGATTCACCACCGTGGGCGGATGGATCTTCGATCGGATCGGACGCGTCCCCGAAGTGGGCGAGGAGTTCGAGTTCGACGGATTTCAGGTGCGCGTCGAGACCGCCGACCCGCGTCAGATCACGACCGTCTCGGTCTCGTACGTCGGTGACTTGCCGCTCGCGCCGACGTGA
- a CDS encoding ribonuclease HI family protein, with protein MILNTDGASRGNPGPAGAGAFLAMPDGSLVGAYKKYLGHATNNVAEYQAVILGLEEAAKAGATEIELRADSELVVRQLTGVYKIKDPTLADLARIVKAKEKRFRRVLYRHVPREQNVIADRLSNEAIDERA; from the coding sequence ATGATCCTGAATACCGATGGCGCGTCTCGCGGCAATCCAGGTCCGGCGGGAGCCGGGGCGTTCCTCGCCATGCCGGACGGCAGTTTGGTCGGCGCTTACAAGAAATATCTGGGCCACGCGACCAACAACGTCGCGGAGTATCAGGCGGTGATTCTGGGTCTCGAAGAAGCGGCGAAGGCGGGCGCGACGGAGATCGAACTCCGCGCCGATTCGGAACTCGTCGTGCGCCAGTTGACCGGCGTCTACAAGATCAAGGATCCCACCCTCGCCGATCTCGCCCGCATCGTGAAGGCAAAGGAAAAGCGCTTTCGGCGCGTGCTGTACCGCCATGTGCCGCGCGAGCAGAACGTGATCGCCGATCGACTCAGCAACGAAGCGATCGACGAGCGCGCCTGA
- a CDS encoding carboxypeptidase regulatory-like domain-containing protein has protein sequence MKLRLFAVMAIAGGLAMIAAGAGVGDDTPIVTEFGDSSNAQTTGDYVMFPSLIEARQDVFTPEIDLALALGDIQGIAVNAEGGQALSGVDVELFEDDGTPVDSTTTAADGTYVFPALQDLDYYITLNTPGFMETKIWTRAPADAVTQLPEGKMVREPVVVHGTAAGFIRNALTGGPLNGVDLEFRRGINAPTTEPVLYTARTTFTGRYIVNNMRAGVYTARAAATTNMCESNIIVWTQGAMTIDNQNAALSQALLEGQMRVVLTWGATPSDLDSHLWAPHRGCDSQNPYHLYYAALGCGVIVNLDVDDTLSYGPETTTIGLSQDPVIGETYSFLVHDFTNLSSGGSQAMSNSQGLEVNVYSSGGAAECLQTTFTMPPNTPATVWHVFTAVWDGVYWTINPIPPEDAFCFQSSPSLVGPTCP, from the coding sequence ATGAAACTCAGGTTATTCGCGGTGATGGCGATCGCCGGCGGACTGGCGATGATCGCCGCCGGCGCCGGTGTCGGAGACGACACGCCGATCGTGACCGAATTCGGCGACTCGTCGAACGCACAGACAACGGGGGACTACGTCATGTTCCCGAGCCTGATCGAGGCCCGGCAGGACGTGTTCACCCCCGAGATCGACTTGGCATTGGCGCTCGGCGACATTCAGGGGATCGCGGTTAACGCGGAAGGCGGTCAGGCGCTGTCCGGGGTGGATGTCGAGTTATTCGAGGACGACGGAACGCCGGTGGATTCCACGACGACCGCCGCCGACGGCACCTACGTGTTTCCGGCGCTGCAGGATCTCGACTACTACATCACGCTCAACACGCCCGGCTTCATGGAGACGAAGATCTGGACGCGGGCGCCCGCCGACGCCGTGACGCAGCTCCCCGAAGGCAAGATGGTGCGCGAGCCGGTGGTCGTGCACGGGACCGCGGCCGGGTTCATCCGCAACGCGCTCACCGGCGGCCCGCTCAACGGTGTCGATCTGGAATTTCGTCGCGGTATCAACGCCCCGACCACCGAGCCGGTGCTCTACACCGCGCGAACCACCTTCACGGGTCGGTACATCGTCAACAACATGCGCGCCGGTGTTTACACGGCGCGGGCCGCGGCAACGACGAACATGTGCGAGTCGAACATCATCGTCTGGACGCAGGGCGCGATGACGATCGACAACCAAAACGCCGCGCTCAGCCAGGCGTTGCTCGAAGGCCAGATGCGCGTCGTGCTCACGTGGGGCGCAACTCCGAGCGACCTCGACTCGCACCTGTGGGCGCCCCACCGGGGATGTGATTCGCAGAACCCGTACCACCTGTATTACGCGGCACTGGGATGCGGGGTCATCGTGAACCTCGACGTGGACGACACATTGTCGTATGGTCCGGAAACCACGACGATCGGCTTGAGCCAGGACCCGGTGATCGGAGAGACCTACAGTTTCCTGGTTCACGACTTCACCAACCTCAGTTCCGGCGGTTCGCAGGCGATGTCGAACTCGCAGGGACTCGAGGTTAACGTCTATTCGTCCGGCGGCGCGGCCGAGTGCCTGCAAACGACGTTCACGATGCCGCCGAATACGCCCGCCACGGTCTGGCATGTGTTCACGGCGGTCTGGGATGGTGTTTACTGGACCATCAACCCGATTCCGCCCGAGGACGCGTTCTGCTTCCAAAGCAGCCCGAGTCTGGTCGGTCCGACGTGTCCGTAA
- a CDS encoding PhoH family protein, which produces MPSDRFANDRQNRGARHSADTAAPIEFEIGEIARTVCGEQDENLRAIERVLGVRLSARGTKLFVEGAPHDVVMVRKLIEQVRGLLEEGYVVNADDIEHATNILASGRVKNLKEVFLDKILVNPKRRAVAPKSVNQKAYIDSIRTCDIVFGIGPAGTGKTYLAMAMAVASLTAGEVERIILCRPAVEAGEKLGFLPGDLMEKVNPYLRPLYDALHDMIPFEKVKRYIERGVIEIAPLAFMRGRTLNDSFVILDEAQNTTPEQMKMFLTRLGFHSKAVVTGDVTQIDLGPGAMSGLVVIREILRDVRRIAFVEFDRTDVVRHPLVQDIIRAYENFESSRENRPERPARERGRVNGGDEPVS; this is translated from the coding sequence ATGCCCTCCGACCGATTTGCCAACGATCGCCAGAACCGCGGAGCGCGGCATTCCGCCGACACCGCAGCGCCGATCGAGTTCGAAATCGGCGAGATCGCGCGGACCGTTTGCGGCGAGCAGGACGAGAACCTGCGCGCCATCGAGCGGGTGCTCGGCGTGCGTTTGTCGGCGCGCGGCACCAAGCTCTTCGTCGAAGGCGCGCCGCACGACGTCGTCATGGTTCGCAAGCTGATCGAGCAGGTCCGTGGCCTGCTGGAAGAGGGTTACGTCGTCAACGCCGACGACATCGAACACGCCACGAACATCCTCGCGTCGGGCCGTGTCAAAAACCTCAAGGAGGTTTTTCTCGACAAGATCCTCGTCAATCCCAAACGCCGGGCGGTGGCGCCGAAGAGCGTCAATCAGAAGGCGTACATCGACTCCATCCGCACGTGCGACATCGTCTTCGGTATCGGACCGGCGGGAACGGGAAAGACCTACCTCGCCATGGCGATGGCGGTGGCGTCGCTGACCGCGGGAGAGGTCGAGCGCATCATTTTGTGTCGCCCGGCGGTTGAGGCGGGAGAAAAGCTCGGCTTTCTTCCCGGCGACCTGATGGAAAAGGTCAATCCGTATCTGCGTCCACTTTACGACGCCCTGCACGACATGATTCCCTTCGAAAAGGTGAAACGCTATATCGAGCGCGGCGTCATCGAAATCGCGCCGCTCGCGTTCATGCGCGGGCGCACGCTCAACGACTCGTTCGTGATCCTCGACGAGGCGCAGAACACGACGCCGGAGCAGATGAAAATGTTTCTCACGCGCCTGGGCTTCCACAGCAAGGCGGTGGTGACCGGCGACGTGACGCAGATCGACCTTGGCCCGGGCGCGATGTCGGGGCTGGTGGTCATCCGCGAGATCCTGCGCGACGTGCGCCGGATCGCATTTGTCGAGTTCGACCGGACCGATGTGGTGCGGCATCCCCTGGTGCAGGACATCATCCGCGCCTACGAGAATTTCGAGTCGTCGCGCGAGAACCGTCCGGAGCGTCCGGCTCGGGAGCGCGGGAGAGTCAACGGTGGGGACGAGCCGGTTTCGTAA
- a CDS encoding HDIG domain-containing protein: protein MGTSRFRKKSAGATDAITEWPNRLLKAMAGGRLKRFIDRRWPLTLVTSLLVALFVSPELIVFTPDYQEGEYVQRAVKARHSMTVEDVESTRARREQAAGETPPVYDINSETASEQARRLDDAFDRLGDALGFESNSASGEVRLTSRDELADARSRFLETLGTEALGPQEFQTLANPSVAAEVRGLARQILELSTDRYVVTDLDEFRTRLDEMPKGKRVYVVRDVATGKESSESGTEKVVDASAFEKDAERRVRLAATDKRAAQIAAKIGVALSGVNTTFNPAQTAKRRQDAREAVLPSLVKYAKNQVIVGEGEKITAEKLAILNQIHLGAPGASRWFAFAATASLVFLLQYIVIVFGQRNIRKFRVATRDLALLGLVVVGTALLARLGTLVSGVVTETFEFMPDTAMHYAMPVAATAMLVRIVLNSEVAIFAALIVSVIAGLLLGGDHAFTVYVLIGSVAGAHFVGRQSRRLMLLRAGLFVGLVNAATLVGLEALPGSWSDFASWSTLFDVVGGAVGGALCGVMVLAALPVVESLFGYTSNISLLELASLNHPLLKDMVLRAPGTYNHSTIVGSLAEAGAESIAANPLLAKVAAIYHDVGKLNKPEYFSENYPPDENPHDKLYPSMSVLILTSHVREGVELARRHRLGDQIVDVIRQHHGTSLIRKHFERAKQSADGRTSLNEEDFRYPGPRPQTREAALVMLANAVEVRAGQLPNPTPARLEECISDTINEFFLDGQLSESDLTLRDLGRVSKAFLKVLAGFYHSRIEYPEDANAKKRPLQVVQGHPGSNS from the coding sequence GTGGGGACGAGCCGGTTTCGTAAGAAGAGCGCCGGCGCGACCGACGCGATCACCGAATGGCCCAATCGACTGCTGAAGGCCATGGCGGGCGGGCGTTTGAAGCGCTTCATCGACCGTCGTTGGCCGCTCACCCTTGTGACGTCCCTGCTCGTCGCGTTGTTCGTTTCGCCGGAGCTCATCGTCTTCACCCCCGATTATCAGGAAGGCGAGTACGTTCAGCGCGCGGTGAAGGCGCGGCATTCGATGACCGTCGAGGATGTCGAAAGCACGCGCGCCCGCCGGGAGCAGGCCGCGGGCGAGACGCCGCCGGTTTATGACATCAATTCCGAAACGGCATCCGAGCAGGCGCGGCGGCTAGACGACGCGTTCGACCGTCTCGGAGATGCGCTCGGTTTCGAGTCGAATTCCGCGTCGGGCGAGGTGCGCCTGACCTCGCGCGACGAACTTGCCGACGCGCGATCGCGCTTTCTCGAAACGCTGGGCACGGAGGCCCTCGGGCCGCAGGAATTCCAGACGCTGGCGAATCCGTCGGTCGCCGCCGAGGTGCGGGGATTGGCCCGGCAAATCCTCGAGCTGTCGACGGACCGCTACGTCGTCACCGACCTCGACGAATTCAGGACGAGACTGGACGAAATGCCGAAAGGCAAGCGCGTCTATGTCGTCCGCGACGTGGCGACCGGCAAGGAATCCAGTGAGAGCGGAACGGAGAAGGTCGTGGACGCGTCCGCGTTCGAGAAAGACGCCGAACGGCGCGTGCGTTTGGCGGCGACGGACAAACGCGCGGCGCAGATCGCGGCGAAGATCGGCGTCGCCCTCTCCGGGGTCAACACGACTTTCAACCCGGCGCAGACGGCCAAACGCCGGCAAGACGCGCGCGAAGCCGTTCTGCCGTCTCTCGTGAAATACGCGAAGAATCAGGTGATCGTGGGCGAGGGCGAAAAGATCACGGCCGAAAAGCTCGCGATCCTGAACCAGATCCATCTCGGCGCACCGGGCGCGAGCCGCTGGTTCGCCTTCGCCGCGACGGCTTCTCTCGTCTTCCTTCTGCAATACATCGTCATCGTGTTCGGGCAGCGCAACATCCGAAAATTTCGCGTGGCGACGCGCGATCTGGCGTTGCTCGGACTGGTCGTCGTGGGGACGGCGCTTCTCGCGCGGCTGGGCACTCTCGTCTCGGGAGTCGTGACCGAAACCTTCGAGTTCATGCCCGACACCGCCATGCATTACGCGATGCCGGTCGCCGCCACCGCCATGCTCGTGCGCATCGTCCTCAACTCCGAGGTCGCGATCTTTGCCGCACTGATCGTCTCGGTCATCGCGGGGCTGCTGCTCGGCGGCGACCATGCGTTCACGGTTTACGTTCTCATCGGATCGGTGGCCGGCGCGCACTTCGTGGGACGCCAGTCGCGGCGACTCATGCTGCTTCGGGCCGGACTGTTCGTCGGTCTTGTGAACGCCGCGACACTTGTCGGACTCGAGGCGTTGCCGGGCTCGTGGTCCGACTTCGCGTCCTGGTCCACGCTGTTCGATGTCGTGGGCGGCGCGGTCGGTGGAGCGCTGTGCGGCGTCATGGTGCTCGCCGCTTTGCCGGTGGTGGAGAGTCTGTTCGGCTACACGAGCAACATCTCGCTGCTCGAACTCGCGAGCCTGAACCACCCGCTGCTCAAGGACATGGTGCTGCGCGCGCCGGGAACCTACAACCACTCGACGATCGTGGGTTCGCTCGCCGAGGCGGGCGCCGAGTCGATCGCCGCCAATCCGTTGCTCGCGAAGGTGGCGGCGATCTATCACGATGTCGGCAAACTGAATAAACCCGAGTACTTTTCCGAGAACTACCCGCCCGACGAGAATCCGCACGACAAGCTCTATCCGTCGATGTCGGTGCTGATTCTGACGTCGCACGTGCGTGAGGGCGTCGAACTCGCGCGGCGGCATCGGCTCGGCGATCAGATCGTCGATGTGATCCGGCAGCATCACGGAACGAGCCTGATTCGCAAGCATTTCGAGCGGGCGAAGCAGAGCGCCGATGGACGCACCTCCCTGAACGAAGAAGATTTTCGCTATCCGGGACCGAGGCCGCAGACCCGCGAAGCGGCGCTTGTCATGCTCGCGAACGCGGTCGAGGTCCGGGCGGGGCAACTGCCCAATCCGACGCCGGCCCGCCTCGAGGAGTGCATTTCGGACACCATCAACGAATTTTTCCTCGATGGGCAACTCTCCGAAAGCGACCTGACGCTGCGCGATCTGGGGCGGGTCTCCAAAGCCTTCCTCAAAGTTCTCGCGGGTTTCTATCACAGCCGCATCGAGTATCCGGAAGACGCCAATGCCAAAAAGCGCCCCCTCCAGGTCGTCCAGGGCCACCCGGGTTCAAATTCTTGA
- a CDS encoding carbohydrate kinase family protein: protein MSASRNGVDVFLPATGRIFLDFIFTGAERVPMPGEEIYASGFSAMIGGAYNAARALHRLGVGVHIAADLGPDVPSQIVRTLWDRDRLPATFRRDVSHATAAITCSYSLEHDRAFLSYVDRQPSPICDPEVLSEHRVGHVLFTGIPPDDSFLPMMREARRLGIPIYMDSQYVERSVNDEDFRAMLDLVDVYFCNELEATMFTGEAEIDAACEVLSRLTRIAVIKLGPKGARMYGDGMRITQQAPDVAIVDTTGAGDCFVGGFVWARVCGEDPIGALRAGVAVGTLTCMGYGGDAAPNRERALTLIGELPPAMALT from the coding sequence TTGAGCGCTTCGCGTAACGGCGTCGACGTATTCCTCCCCGCGACCGGCCGCATCTTTCTCGACTTCATCTTCACCGGGGCCGAGCGCGTGCCGATGCCCGGCGAAGAGATCTACGCGAGCGGCTTTTCCGCGATGATCGGCGGCGCGTACAACGCGGCGCGCGCGCTTCACCGGCTGGGCGTCGGGGTGCACATCGCCGCCGACCTCGGTCCCGACGTGCCGTCGCAAATCGTGCGCACGTTGTGGGACCGCGACCGGCTGCCCGCCACGTTTCGGCGCGACGTTTCGCACGCCACCGCCGCAATCACCTGCTCCTACAGCCTCGAACACGACCGCGCGTTCCTGAGCTACGTCGATCGCCAACCGTCGCCGATCTGCGATCCGGAGGTGCTCTCCGAACACCGCGTCGGCCACGTGCTGTTCACGGGGATTCCGCCCGACGATTCGTTCTTGCCGATGATGCGCGAGGCCCGCCGTCTTGGCATTCCCATCTACATGGACAGCCAGTACGTCGAGCGATCGGTGAATGACGAGGACTTTCGCGCGATGCTCGATCTCGTGGACGTTTACTTCTGCAACGAACTCGAAGCGACGATGTTCACGGGCGAGGCTGAAATCGACGCGGCGTGCGAGGTTCTGAGCCGGTTGACGCGAATAGCCGTCATCAAGCTCGGCCCGAAGGGCGCGCGGATGTACGGCGACGGCATGCGCATCACGCAACAGGCGCCCGACGTTGCGATCGTCGACACCACCGGGGCGGGCGACTGCTTCGTCGGCGGTTTCGTCTGGGCGCGCGTGTGCGGCGAGGACCCGATCGGCGCGCTGCGCGCGGGGGTCGCTGTCGGCACGCTGACCTGCATGGGCTACGGCGGAGACGCGGCGCCGAACCGCGAGCGCGCGCTCACGTTGATCGGGGAATTGCCGCCCGCGATGGCTTTGACTTGA
- the ybeY gene encoding rRNA maturation RNase YbeY: MPKSAPSRSSRATRVQILDEQNLIDLPIPKIRRMTANVLKACGKSGWELSVVFVDDARIREWNRQWLGKNRATNVLSMSQQESADPDAPGTEHRVLGDVVVSVETCARNAAKVGMAPIDEIAYCLIHGICHLLGYDHEGVETRRAAEMSAVEQDLFHRFGRDIFSS; the protein is encoded by the coding sequence ATGCCAAAAAGCGCCCCCTCCAGGTCGTCCAGGGCCACCCGGGTTCAAATTCTTGACGAGCAGAACCTGATCGACCTGCCGATTCCCAAGATCCGCCGCATGACCGCGAATGTGCTGAAGGCTTGCGGAAAATCGGGATGGGAACTGTCGGTCGTGTTCGTCGACGACGCGCGGATTCGCGAGTGGAACCGGCAGTGGCTCGGGAAGAATCGCGCGACAAACGTGCTCTCGATGAGCCAGCAGGAGAGTGCCGACCCGGACGCGCCGGGGACGGAGCACCGCGTGCTGGGCGACGTGGTGGTTTCGGTCGAGACCTGCGCCCGCAACGCCGCCAAAGTCGGTATGGCGCCGATCGACGAGATCGCTTATTGCCTCATCCACGGAATCTGCCACCTGCTAGGATACGATCACGAGGGCGTGGAAACCCGCCGCGCCGCCGAGATGTCCGCCGTGGAGCAGGACCTTTTTCACCGTTTTGGGCGTGACATTTTTTCGTCCTGA